ATTAATCGCCTGTGTGCTGTCCTTGAATCAATGCCACAAAGCGCTCATCTTCACGAATACTGTCAAAATCTGATTCATTCTTTGCCCAATCCTGGCATTTATCAGGATTAAGATGAATTGCTTTTTCGAGGTTTTCAATTGCTTGTTCAATGTTACCTTGAAGAGCATAGCAGCGAGCTTTGTTGTACCAAGCCGAATGGTCGTCAGGTTTAAATTTCAGTGCTTGGTCGTAAGATGCGATTTCTTCTTCGTAGCGTCCCAAATTCCCCAGCGCATACCCCCGGTTGTACCAAGCCGAATGGTCGTCAGGTTTAAATTTCAGTGCTTGGTCGAAAGATGCTACAGCTTCTTCGTAGCGTCCCAATTCGTCCAGCGCATTCCCCCGGTTGTTCCAAGCCGAATCGTCGTCAGGTTTAAATTTCAGTGCTTGGTCGTAAGATGCTACAGCTTCTTCGTAGCGTCCCAAATTCCCCAGCGCAATCCCCCGGTTGTACCAAGCCGAATCGTCGTCAGGTTTAATTTTCAGTGCTTGGTCGTAAGATGCTACAGCTTCTTCGTAGCGTCCCAAATTCCCCAGCGCATTCCCCCGGTTGTTCCAAGCCGAATCGTAGTCAGGTTTAATTTTCAGTGCTTGGTCGTAAGATGCTACAGCTTCTTCATTATTTTGTCCAGATACATACAAATTTCCCAATTCAACGAGCAAGTTACCTTTACGACTGGGTGTTTGATGGTCTTCTGCAATGAGTTCTTGAATTTCTAGTATTTTTTGAGTTCTTTCTTGTGGAGTTAAGCTGAGATATTTTTCATAGTTTCCTTGTGAAAAGATATGGGATGACTCTTGCTCCAAAGTTTTTGGATCTATAGGAAATTCAAATAATCCGGAACGCCAGTCAAAAAAGTCTGGTGCGCGGTGAATCAAATATTTAATTGCAAATAGAGGTAGCAGGAAAACAAAACAGATATTAAAGTTGTCTCTAAAACGTTCCCGTTGTTGGTTGAGGTTAATTAAAACTGGTGGTACGCCTTTCCAACTATAGGAATAAATATCTTTACTATTCCAATTTGTCAATCTTTTACATTCTTCATACTTATAAAATGAAT
The sequence above is a segment of the Mastigocladopsis repens PCC 10914 genome. Coding sequences within it:
- a CDS encoding tetratricopeptide repeat protein, encoding MNLELTDWDKDLPPEPEEEYKALVRTLNFIEGFSILFVRCSPARGEQLIAQVKEDIADRNIETLSLKEPVDNLYKIIEENYQRNKNNILFITGLEHSFYKYEECKRLTNWNSKDIYSYSWKGVPPVLINLNQQRERFRDNFNICFVFLLPLFAIKYLIHRAPDFFDWRSGLFEFPIDPKTLEQESSHIFSQGNYEKYLSLTPQERTQKILEIQELIAEDHQTPSRKGNLLVELGNLYVSGQNNEEAVASYDQALKIKPDYDSAWNNRGNALGNLGRYEEAVASYDQALKIKPDDDSAWYNRGIALGNLGRYEEAVASYDQALKFKPDDDSAWNNRGNALDELGRYEEAVASFDQALKFKPDDHSAWYNRGYALGNLGRYEEEIASYDQALKFKPDDHSAWYNKARCYALQGNIEQAIENLEKAIHLNPDKCQDWAKNESDFDSIREDERFVALIQGQHTGD